A single Bacillus sp. HMF5848 DNA region contains:
- the motS gene encoding flagellar motor protein MotS: MKRREGKKAKSKGAPLWMVTFSDLVTLILVFFVLLFSVSQIDVIKLQAVAESFRERQIFQFYPSPVPFENPSEQTVIDRSNSDTDTKAGNEDTINDNREQAKDETTTNDQSQSEDESLENLLTDVQDFLDTNDLNDVILASRTERGVVLVLQENVLFNSGDANLLPSALPFLEKVGTLLSNIPNEVKVEGHTDNRPITTAKYPSNWELSAARSSSVIRYLLANNNLSPDRFVAVGYGDTAPVVPNISPENWQINRRVEIVITNSDSSNE, translated from the coding sequence ATGAAGCGTAGAGAGGGAAAGAAAGCTAAGAGTAAGGGTGCTCCACTGTGGATGGTAACCTTTTCTGACTTAGTAACGCTCATACTAGTGTTCTTTGTTTTATTATTTTCAGTGTCACAAATTGATGTTATTAAATTACAGGCCGTTGCTGAATCTTTTAGAGAACGACAAATCTTTCAGTTTTATCCTTCACCTGTACCTTTTGAGAATCCTTCTGAGCAGACTGTTATCGATCGATCTAATAGTGATACCGATACAAAGGCTGGAAACGAAGATACTATAAATGATAATAGAGAACAGGCGAAGGATGAGACGACGACAAATGATCAGTCACAAAGTGAGGACGAGTCGTTAGAAAACCTTCTTACGGATGTGCAAGATTTTTTAGATACTAACGATTTAAATGATGTTATATTAGCGTCAAGAACAGAGCGTGGAGTCGTCTTAGTACTGCAAGAAAATGTATTATTTAATTCTGGTGATGCGAACTTATTGCCATCTGCCCTACCATTTTTAGAAAAGGTTGGGACGCTACTTTCTAATATACCAAATGAAGTGAAGGTAGAGGGACACACAGATAATCGCCCCATTACCACAGCTAAATATCCATCGAATTGGGAGTTGTCTGCTGCAAGATCGAGTAGTGTGATACGATATTTACTTGCAAATAATAACCTATCACCGGATCGTTTCGTTGCAGTTGGATACGGTGATACTGCACCTGTAGTGCCTAATATAAGCCCGGAAAATTGGCAGATAAACCGCAGAGTTGAAATCGTTATAACGAATTCAGATTCTAGCAATGAGTAA